The Triticum aestivum cultivar Chinese Spring chromosome 4B, IWGSC CS RefSeq v2.1, whole genome shotgun sequence sequence ctttcatcaaatgacaactcatgtccatggctaggaaacttaaccatctttgatcaacgagctagtcaagtagaggcatactaggaacatGGTGTtatgtccatgtattcacacatgtatcaagtttctggttaatacaattctagcatgaataataaacattaatcatgaataaggaaatatataaaataagaactttattattgcctctagggcatatttccttcactccagtgggtcttggttccagtattttttatttattccaaataattcttcaaaaagtttcgtccaaatcCGAGAATTTCTATTTatgcaaaaaaacaacaccatggtagttctgccaaAAACAGCTTCAGTCTaggttagtttcgttcaaatcatgctaattagagtctaaaacaagagcaaaagtcttagaaaaagtagatacgatggagacatatcaataggATCCGATGACtgactgttcgagggagatcgcatGAGGAGGAGACGAACcccgcggacgcgctgccccaactctacttccgctgcacggcactgcacaTCTAACGGTAACGATCTGTGATTCATCTCCCGTAGGATGTTCCTGATTGATCTGCGTGTAGAAAAATTTTagtttgcagtcgacgcacccttaTGGATGTGGAATTAGGTTAGATGGAGCCTCATGGGCCACAAGGAAATAGGGCGTGCCTtgttgccttgtcgtctcctcgATTACCGTCTGGTCTCCTCCCAAaacttctagggtctctcttgtccaaaaaaaattgcaaaaaaatttcatagccattggactccgtttggtactggtTTTCTAGAAAACCaagaacaagcagaaaacagcaagtggcactaggcactgggttaataggttagtcccaaaaaatgatataaaatagcacaaacttatataaaatattcaagattgataatataatagcatgaaacagaaaaaaattatagatacgttggagacgtatcacctacctcAATAACATTTTTTGATGTCACCACCATAATAACCTTTATCCACAGACGCCGCTAGCCCAATAGTCACAGACGAGTGAGTGACAACAACATCTAAACCACCATAGTCCACAAATGTGGGCGGTTGGCTGGGCTCCAGCGATAATGGTGAGGGTGTCATGGGCACCGCCGAGGCCCCTAGTGAGCCCATCTCACTCAGAAGCACCATCGAGAGAGAGGAAAAAGGGCTCCCTAGCTCTTGCAACCCTGGCATAATTTGCGGTATTGAAGCCACAACCTTAACGATGACTTCACTCTCGGAAGAAGTTGGTAGCACAGGCAGGGTCCAACACGAGTGAGGGACCTCCACAGAATGTTGCCCCCTCTTGTGTATAACCAATGAAGCTTGGGCAACGGACACACGACCAGCACGACCTGGAGTTCACAGAGAGCAGCATCTGCTCTCGCGAAAACACTTCCAACATGCCTAAAACAGTATCGAAGCTCAATGCGACGCCCTCCTTCGCGAGGACAAGATGCAAAGGCACGTCAACTAGGGTAGCATTATCGATGGGTGCAGGCGCCGGCGGGGGAGGTGATGAACTGGCTCGCCAAGGCGTCATAGTATTGTCGGTACATGATTCTGCCCGGTAGAATCGAGCGATATGACCGAACTGGAGGCAACACTTACACCGGATTGGTTGTGTGCAATCGCACGGTGACCTTTGGAGAGTTACCGGAACGCAACGATCCCCGGGGACGATCTGGTGACTTGAACTTTGATTTGTATGGAACGACGAGGTCTTCCATCGTTGGTGGTTTGAATTAGTTATGTAACATTTCCTCTAATTTTTTTCGTGTACGTATTTCCGTAGCAAGCACGCAAGTAAATCCAACAAcccatcccatcccatcccatcAGTGCCTGTTGTTGTTATCCAGAGAGCGTGCagcttgatgcaagttggttgtcTGCATCCCGTGGCCTGCGTGATCCTCCTCCTGACACCAtcactctcactctcactctcacaCGCCATGAGCAGCAGCAGAGCCGCGATGCTTCGTAGACTAATAACCCATCGCCACCGCAGCATCGTCAGCGTCTGCGACGGCATCGGATCACCCCAGCGCCAGCTGACCCGCCACCGTTATTCTAATCCCCACCAGGGTTATTCTAATCCCACCCCCGATCTCGCCGGGGCGCGCGCGTTTACTTCTTTACTATCCACGCCATGGCCATGCCGCCCGCGCGCGTCCCTGTCGTCGCTCTCCTTCTTCTCCAGCCTGGCTGGaaggggcgaggatcaggaggtggaAGGGCTGGACATGGACGCCGGCACGGTGCGCTGCGCGGCCAACTACGCGCCGCTCACGCCGCTCAGCTTCATCGAGCGCGCCGCGGCCGTGTACGGCGACCGCCCCGCCGTGGTGTACGGGGAGGCCCGGCGGCGCACGTGGAGGGAGGTGCGGGAGCGCTGCGTCCGCgtggccgccgccctcgccgcacgCTTCGGCGTCGCCCGCGGTGACGTGGTGAGTATGGATGGAACTACCGTCACGCTCCCATCCGTCCGGTTTGCTGTCGCTCTCTGCCTTTTGCTTTGCTTGCTCTCTGCCCGTCCGTGATCTACTATCTCAGAGTGAAAAATAGTCAGAGTGATGGTAAGAGCTTCTCTGTTTTTTCACTATTCGGAGTGTGCAGGTGGCTGTGCTCAGCCCGAACGTGCCTGCGATGTACGAGCTGCACTTCGCCGTGCCCATGGCCGGCGCTGTCCTCTGCACGTTCAACACGCGGCACGACGCGCCCATGGTGTCCGCCCTGCTCAAGCACTCCGGCGCCAAGGTGTTCCTCGTCGAGTCCAGCCTCCTCCACGTCGGCAGAGCCGCCCTCAAGCGCATCGCCGACTCTGAGTCCAACGCCGCCAGCATTCCGGTTCTCGTAACCATCTCGGACGACGCCGGCCAAGACTCCGGCCGGGCGGCGGACTACGACTACGAGGGTCTGATAAAGAGCGCTCCGTCTGCGTTTGACATCCGGTGGCCGGCGGACGAGCTGGACCCGATCACGCTCAACTACACGTCCGGCACGACGTCGCGGCCCAAGGGCGTGGTGTACAACCACCGGGGCGCCTACCTCAACACCATCGGCACCGTCCTGGCCTACGACATCACCCCGATGCCGACCTACCTGTGGACGGTGCCCATGTTCCACTGCAACGGCTGGCACCTACCGTGGGGCGTCGCCATGCAGGGCGGCACCAACGTTTGCCTCCGCCACTTCACCGCCGCCGTCATCTTCGACACCATCGAGCGGCACGGGGTGACGCACATGGGCGGCGCGCCCACGGTGCTCAACATGATCGTCAACGCGCCGGCCGCGGACCGGAGGCCGCTGCCGGGGACGGTGCGCGTCATGACGggcggcgcgccgccgccgccccgcgtccTGGCCTGGATGGAGGAGCTCGGCTTCGCGGTGTACCACATCTACGGCCTCACGGAGACGTACGGCCCCGCCACCGTGTGCACGTGGATGCCGGAGTGGGACGCGCTGCCGGGCGAGGAGCGCGCGCGGCTCAAGGCGCGGCAGGGGTTCCAGCACATCGCGATGGAGGAGGCCGACGTCAAGGACCCGGCGACCATGGAGAGCGTGCCGCGCGACGGCGAGGCGGTGGGCGAGGTGATGTTCCGCGGCAACACCGTCATGAGCGGATACTACAAGGACATCACCGCCACCAAGGAGTCCATGGCCGGCGGGTGGCTGCACACTGGAGACCTCGCCGTGCGGCACCCGGACGGGTACATCCAGCTCAAGGACCGGGCCAAGGACATCATCATATCAGGCGGCGAGAACATCAGCTCGATCGAGGTGGAGTCCGTGATCTTCAGCCACCCGGCGGTGCTGGAGGCGGCGGTCGTGGCGAGGCCCGACGACCACTGGGGGGAGACGCCATGCGCGTTCGTCAAGCTGAAGGACGGTGCTATTGCCACGGAGGCAGAGATCATCGGCTTCTGCCGGGAGAGGCTGCCGCACTTCATGGCGCCCAAGACGGTGGTGTTTGAGGATCTGCCCAAGACTTCGACGGGGAAGACGCAGAAGTTTGTTCTCCGGGAGAAGGCCCGGGCAATGGGCAGCCTTACCAAGATAGTAGGAAACAACAGCAAACTGTAACATTTGTAGTGTTGAAAATGATGTGACATGTCGATTAAAGCTGAGGCCATTCAGTTGTTAACTAAACTAGCACCCCGTTTCAGTAAGACCATGTCGACTAAAACCGAAGTCATTCTACTCGATCGAGTTGAAGCAAATTCTAAATTGTGATGAACTTATACACGATAGCTAAATGTCAATCGACTTGCCTTAAAAAAATGGTTTCACATTTTATAAATAATGTTTTTGGAATTTTTTAAATaatgttttcagaaaatgtttcggATTATTGGCTAAGGactcgactgggccggcccaccagacatgaaaattttaaaaacagaaacaaatttcGAAATCTGagcaaattaaaataaaatattttGTGACATCTAAAAAACATCACAAGTTTAAAAAAATGTACGGACCAATTCAaacaaatgtttatacaatgtataaTATTTGtgtgattcaaaaaatgtttcgtATATTCAAAAAAATGTAAAATTTCAATAGCGTTCACGAGCTTAAAAAAATGTGTTTGTgacatttcaaaaaaaaatgtgtGTACAATGTAAAAAAATATGTTTGCGTGTTGTAAAAAAAATGTGCCTTACACTTAACAGAATATATGTGGCATGTGTTTGAAAAAAGTGTATACAAATTTAAAAATTTGGAATCATGCAAAAGAGTGTTTGTGTAGTTTTATGAAATATTTATTGTCATTAAGAAAATTTAAACATGTATTTGGAAATATAtaaccatgtatttaaaaaaatggaaGATGTAATTTAAAAATTTACATAATGTACTTGAAAATATCAAATGTTTATCAAATAATAGTTTATGTGTGCGTTATAAATGTACATTGGGTACgaagaaaaattatacatgtgtaaaaaagataacagaaaagaaatgaaaaagaaaaaacaaagaaaaaccagagcAGTGCGcgcgcatgatacgtctccaatgtatttataatttttgattgttccatgctattatattatctatcttggatgttttatatgcatttatatgctatttcgtatgatttttgggactaacctattaacatattaactagtgcacatatacaatttagcattgtattgggtgtgttggggacagaagatactctttgttatttggttgcagggttgtttgagagagaccatctttatcctacgcctcttacg is a genomic window containing:
- the LOC123093636 gene encoding butanoate--CoA ligase AAE1 isoform X1 codes for the protein MQVGCLHPVACVILLLTPSLSLSLSHAMSSSRAAMLRRLITHRHRSIVSVCDGIGSPQRQLTRHRYSNPHQGYSNPTPDLAGARAFTSLLSTPWPCRPRASLSSLSFFSSLAGRGEDQEVEGLDMDAGTVRCAANYAPLTPLSFIERAAAVYGDRPAVVYGEARRRTWREVRERCVRVAAALAARFGVARGDVVAVLSPNVPAMYELHFAVPMAGAVLCTFNTRHDAPMVSALLKHSGAKVFLVESSLLHVGRAALKRIADSESNAASIPVLVTISDDAGQDSGRAADYDYEGLIKSAPSAFDIRWPADELDPITLNYTSGTTSRPKGVVYNHRGAYLNTIGTVLAYDITPMPTYLWTVPMFHCNGWHLPWGVAMQGGTNVCLRHFTAAVIFDTIERHGVTHMGGAPTVLNMIVNAPAADRRPLPGTVRVMTGGAPPPPRVLAWMEELGFAVYHIYGLTETYGPATVCTWMPEWDALPGEERARLKARQGFQHIAMEEADVKDPATMESVPRDGEAVGEVMFRGNTVMSGYYKDITATKESMAGGWLHTGDLAVRHPDGYIQLKDRAKDIIISGGENISSIEVESVIFSHPAVLEAAVVARPDDHWGETPCAFVKLKDGAIATEAEIIGFCRERLPHFMAPKTVVFEDLPKTSTGKTQKFVLREKARAMGSLTKIVGNNSKL
- the LOC123093636 gene encoding butanoate--CoA ligase AAE1 isoform X2 — translated: MQVGCLHPVACVILLLTPSLSLSLSHAMSSSRAAMLRRLITHRHRSIVSVCDGIGSPQRQLTRHRYSNPHQGYSNPTPDLAGARAFTSLLSTPWPCRPRASLSSLSFFSSLAGRGEDQEVEGLDMDAGTVRCAANYAPLTPLSFIERAAAVYGDRPAVVYGEARRRTWREVRERCVRVAAALAARFGVARGDVVSMDGTTLLCFFTIRSVQVAVLSPNVPAMYELHFAVPMAGAVLCTFNTRHDAPMVSALLKHSGAKVFLVESSLLHVGRAALKRIADSESNAASIPVLVTISDDAGQDSGRAADYDYEGLIKSAPSAFDIRWPADELDPITLNYTSGTTSRPKGVVYNHRGAYLNTIGTVLAYDITPMPTYLWTVPMFHCNGWHLPWGVAMQGGTNVCLRHFTAAVIFDTIERHGVTHMGGAPTVLNMIVNAPAADRRPLPGTVRVMTGGAPPPPRVLAWMEELGFAVYHIYGLTETYGPATVCTWMPEWDALPGEERARLKARQGFQHIAMEEADVKDPATMESVPRDGEAVGEVMFRGNTVMSGYYKDITATKESMAGGWLHTGDLAVRHPDGYIQLKDRAKDIIISGGENISSIEVESVIFSHPAVLEAAVVARPDDHWGETPCAFVKLKDGAIATEAEIIGFCRERLPHFMAPKTVVFEDLPKTSTGKTQKFVLREKARAMGSLTKIVGNNSKL